In the Streptomyces sp. BHT-5-2 genome, one interval contains:
- a CDS encoding bifunctional 2-polyprenyl-6-hydroxyphenol methylase/3-demethylubiquinol 3-O-methyltransferase UbiG: MTTQPTNDAAIRQWNDIPRAALEAMEPDGDFAKRHLVNPVLLRMLGDVNGRRILDAGCGHGYFSRLLAARGAQVTGVEPTDTMFGYAQEKERARAQGIVYVQADLTRLPDLGGPFDAVVCSMVLPAVPDWKPAMRACVEALRPGGLFLFSVNHPAFEQLLSTWREHGDYRLRRYLEEYRLARTHAPDFHRPLSAYLNELAALGCRLREIAEPGLDPRAAREEEATTPGITSYVHLPNFLIAAAEGP, encoded by the coding sequence GTGACCACGCAACCGACGAACGACGCGGCGATCCGGCAGTGGAACGACATTCCCCGCGCGGCCCTGGAGGCGATGGAGCCCGACGGCGACTTCGCCAAACGCCATCTGGTCAACCCGGTGCTGCTGCGGATGCTCGGCGACGTGAACGGGCGCCGCATCCTGGACGCGGGGTGCGGGCACGGCTACTTCAGCCGTCTGCTCGCCGCCCGCGGCGCGCAGGTCACCGGCGTCGAGCCCACCGACACGATGTTCGGCTACGCACAGGAGAAGGAACGCGCCCGCGCCCAGGGCATCGTGTACGTCCAGGCCGATCTGACCCGGCTGCCGGACCTCGGCGGTCCGTTCGACGCCGTGGTGTGCAGCATGGTGCTGCCGGCCGTCCCGGACTGGAAACCGGCCATGCGCGCCTGCGTCGAGGCGCTGCGCCCCGGCGGACTGTTCCTCTTCTCCGTCAACCACCCGGCGTTTGAACAGCTGCTGTCGACGTGGCGCGAGCACGGCGACTACCGCCTGCGCCGCTATCTGGAGGAGTACCGGCTCGCCCGGACCCACGCCCCCGACTTCCACCGTCCGCTCTCGGCCTATCTCAACGAACTCGCCGCCCTCGGCTGCCGGTTGCGCGAGATCGCCGAGCCGGGACTCGACCCCCGTGCGGCCCGCGAGGAAGAGGCCACCACCCCCGGCATCACGAGCTACGTCCACCTGCCCAACTTCCTGATCGCGGCCGCCGAAGGCCCGTGA
- a CDS encoding DinB family protein encodes MTIERIDPPSQAGEREMLRAYLDFHRATLAMKVEGLTDEQLRRRSMPPSTLSLLGLVRHLAEVERTWFRRVVNGEDIPLVWSEEGDYQAAFDDGESTGASALATWQTEVAHSRRIEEAAESLDITAHQPRWGKDVSLRLIMLHMIHEYARHNGHADFLREGVDGATGP; translated from the coding sequence ATGACAATCGAACGGATCGATCCGCCCTCGCAGGCCGGTGAGCGCGAGATGCTCCGCGCCTACCTGGACTTCCACCGGGCCACCCTGGCGATGAAGGTCGAGGGGCTGACCGACGAACAGCTGCGGCGGCGCTCGATGCCGCCGTCGACGCTCTCCCTGCTCGGCCTGGTGCGGCACCTGGCCGAGGTGGAGCGCACCTGGTTCCGCCGGGTGGTCAACGGCGAGGACATTCCGCTGGTCTGGTCCGAAGAGGGCGACTACCAGGCCGCGTTCGACGACGGCGAGTCCACCGGCGCCTCGGCGCTCGCCACCTGGCAGACGGAGGTGGCGCACTCCCGGCGCATCGAGGAGGCCGCCGAGTCCCTGGACATCACCGCCCACCAGCCCCGGTGGGGCAAGGACGTCTCGCTCCGCCTGATCATGCTGCACATGATCCACGAGTACGCCCGGCACAACGGCCATGCCGACTTCCTGCGCGAGGGCGTGGACGGGGCCACCGGCCCCTGA
- a CDS encoding AzlC family ABC transporter permease: protein MGLGLVPLGIAFGVLVTHSGLAWWWATLFATLIYAGSFEFVLVGLVGAVAPLATVALTALLVNIRHVFYALSFPLHRVRGRAARTYSTFALTDEAFALTTGEQARSWPSGRILWLQVFMHLYWAGSATAGALLGSLIPQSVQGLDFALTALFTVLALDAIRDRRGDLPTPALALLSALAARLVFPDQLLPAAFGLFTAGLLTRRFVAERRRADA from the coding sequence GTGGGCCTGGGGCTCGTCCCGCTGGGCATCGCCTTCGGTGTACTGGTCACCCACTCCGGCCTCGCCTGGTGGTGGGCGACCTTGTTCGCCACCCTCATCTACGCCGGCTCGTTCGAGTTCGTGCTGGTCGGCCTGGTCGGCGCGGTCGCCCCGCTGGCGACGGTCGCGCTGACCGCCCTCCTCGTCAACATCCGGCACGTCTTCTACGCGCTGTCCTTCCCCCTGCACCGCGTCAGGGGCCGCGCCGCCAGGACGTACAGCACCTTCGCCCTCACCGACGAGGCGTTCGCCCTGACCACCGGCGAGCAGGCCCGCTCCTGGCCCAGCGGCCGCATTCTGTGGCTGCAGGTGTTCATGCACCTGTACTGGGCCGGCAGCGCCACCGCCGGGGCCCTGCTCGGCTCGCTGATCCCCCAGAGCGTGCAGGGCCTGGACTTCGCACTGACCGCCCTGTTCACCGTCCTGGCCCTCGACGCCATCCGGGACCGGCGGGGCGACCTGCCCACCCCGGCCCTGGCGCTGCTCAGCGCGCTGGCCGCCCGGCTGGTCTTCCCCGACCAGCTGCTCCCGGCCGCGTTCGGCCTGTTCACCGCGGGTCTCCTGACCCGCCGCTTCGTTGCCGAGCGGAGGCGCGCCGATGCCTGA
- the murJ gene encoding murein biosynthesis integral membrane protein MurJ, protein MAAPSEEAHGPGGPRSLLPDDTLPLRPATAQATAPAPAPEPEPKGGTGRLGRSSALMAAGTIVSRITGFLRTLVMAAAIGVSTLNDSYQVANTLPTMIYVLVSGGALNAVFVPQLVRAMKNDEDGGEAYANRLLTLVVIVLAGVTTLGVLAAPLLVRMMSPDIAADPQRMALTVAFARYCLPTMFFMGLHVVLGQILNARGRFGAMMWTPVLNNVVIIAAFGAFIWAFGSFTDSGVSAATITPEGVRLIGLGTLLGLAVQALAMLPYLREAGVRLRPRFDFRGHGLGRAVGLAKWTLLFVLANQLGLIVVTELATKAGALAERAGHPGSGITAYNYAYQIWQMPQAIITVSVMTAVLPRISRAALDGDAAAVRHDISYGLRTSAVAVVPCAFAFLALGTPMATLLYAGSGSEGAQGIGHVLMAFGLGLVPYSAQYVVLRGFYAYEDTRTPFFNTLVVAAVNAAASALCYVLLPAHWAVAGMAASYGLGFAVGIVVAWRRLRSRLGGDLDGARVLRTYARLCAVSAPAALAAGVTATALLHAMGSDALGSLTALAAGTAVLLALFLVLAKLFKLPELDAMSTMLRSRLGR, encoded by the coding sequence ATGGCCGCGCCGAGCGAAGAGGCCCACGGACCGGGAGGGCCGCGCAGCCTTCTGCCGGACGACACCCTGCCGCTGCGCCCGGCCACCGCGCAGGCCACCGCGCCCGCCCCGGCACCCGAACCCGAACCGAAGGGCGGCACCGGCCGCCTGGGCAGGTCCAGCGCCCTGATGGCGGCGGGCACGATCGTCTCCCGGATCACGGGATTCCTGCGCACGCTCGTCATGGCGGCCGCGATCGGCGTCAGTACGCTCAACGACTCCTACCAGGTCGCCAACACCCTGCCGACGATGATCTACGTGCTGGTGAGCGGCGGGGCGCTGAACGCGGTGTTCGTCCCGCAGCTCGTCCGCGCCATGAAGAACGACGAGGACGGCGGCGAGGCGTACGCCAACCGCCTGCTCACGCTCGTCGTCATCGTCCTCGCCGGCGTCACCACGCTCGGCGTCCTGGCCGCTCCGCTGCTGGTGCGCATGATGTCCCCGGACATCGCCGCCGACCCCCAACGCATGGCCCTCACCGTGGCGTTCGCCCGCTACTGCCTGCCCACCATGTTCTTCATGGGACTCCATGTCGTGCTCGGGCAGATCCTCAACGCCCGCGGCCGCTTCGGCGCGATGATGTGGACCCCGGTCCTCAACAACGTCGTCATCATCGCCGCCTTCGGCGCCTTCATCTGGGCCTTCGGCAGCTTCACCGACTCCGGCGTCAGCGCGGCGACCATCACCCCCGAGGGCGTCCGGCTGATCGGCCTGGGCACCCTGCTCGGCCTGGCCGTCCAGGCACTGGCCATGCTGCCGTACCTGCGCGAGGCCGGCGTCCGGCTCCGCCCCCGCTTCGACTTCCGCGGCCACGGCCTGGGCAGGGCCGTCGGTCTGGCCAAGTGGACGCTGCTGTTCGTGCTAGCCAACCAGCTCGGCCTGATCGTCGTCACCGAGCTCGCCACCAAGGCGGGCGCCCTCGCCGAGCGCGCCGGCCACCCCGGCTCCGGCATCACCGCCTACAACTACGCCTACCAGATCTGGCAGATGCCGCAGGCCATCATCACCGTCTCGGTCATGACCGCCGTGCTGCCACGGATCTCCCGCGCCGCCCTGGACGGCGACGCCGCCGCCGTCCGCCACGACATCTCCTACGGCCTGCGCACCTCGGCCGTCGCCGTCGTCCCCTGCGCCTTCGCCTTCCTGGCGCTGGGCACGCCGATGGCCACCCTGCTCTACGCCGGCTCGGGCAGCGAGGGCGCCCAGGGCATCGGTCATGTCCTGATGGCCTTCGGCCTGGGCCTGGTCCCCTACTCCGCGCAGTACGTCGTCCTGCGCGGCTTCTACGCCTACGAGGACACCCGCACCCCCTTCTTCAACACCCTCGTCGTCGCCGCCGTCAACGCCGCCGCCTCCGCGCTGTGTTACGTCCTCCTCCCCGCACACTGGGCCGTGGCCGGCATGGCCGCCTCCTACGGCCTGGGCTTCGCCGTCGGAATCGTCGTCGCCTGGCGCCGGCTGCGCAGCCGACTGGGCGGCGACCTGGACGGTGCGCGCGTCCTGCGCACATACGCGCGCCTGTGCGCCGTCTCCGCACCGGCCGCGCTCGCCGCCGGAGTCACCGCCACCGCCCTGCTCCACGCCATGGGCAGCGATGCCCTGGGCTCCCTGACCGCCCTGGCCGCCGGCACGGCCGTCCTCCTCGCCCTCTTCCTCGTCCTCGCCAAGCTGTTCAAACTCCCCGAACTCGACGCGATGTCCACCATGCTCCGCAGCCGCCTCGGCCGCTGA
- a CDS encoding Lrp/AsnC family transcriptional regulator: protein MGNEIDLDSLDREILFHLRQDGRLTNVELARRVGLTPPPCLRRVKRLEESGVIAGYRAVIDPAAVGRGLEVLVDVEVYATDRETVEEFENTVAAYEEVVELRRFFGRPDYFLRVTVADHAAYEAFLTRKLTGLRGVLRVESHLTMKKIKTEL, encoded by the coding sequence ATGGGCAATGAAATCGACCTTGATTCCCTTGATCGAGAAATTTTGTTTCACCTGCGCCAGGACGGGCGGCTGACCAACGTCGAACTGGCCAGACGCGTCGGACTGACGCCGCCGCCGTGTCTGCGCCGGGTCAAGCGCCTGGAGGAGAGCGGTGTCATCGCCGGCTATCGCGCCGTCATCGACCCCGCCGCGGTCGGCCGCGGCCTGGAGGTGCTGGTCGACGTCGAGGTGTACGCCACTGACCGCGAGACCGTCGAGGAGTTCGAGAACACGGTGGCCGCCTACGAGGAGGTCGTCGAACTGCGGCGGTTCTTCGGGCGGCCGGACTATTTCCTGCGGGTGACGGTCGCCGACCACGCCGCCTACGAGGCGTTCCTGACCCGCAAACTGACCGGTCTGCGCGGGGTGCTGCGGGTGGAGTCCCATCTGACCATGAAGAAGATCAAGACCGAGCTGTGA
- the tdh gene encoding L-threonine 3-dehydrogenase: protein MKALVKQKAEPGLWLTDVPEPAIGPGDVLIKVLRTGICGTDLHIRAWDGWAQQSVRTPLTVGHEFVGEVVETGRDVTDINTGDLVSGEGHLVCGHCRNCQAGRRHLCRATVGLGVGRDGAFAEYVALPAGNVWVHRVPVDLDIAAVFDPFGNAVHTALSFPLVGEDVLITGAGPIGIMAAAVARHAGARHVVITDVSEQRLALARKVGVSLALNVAHGSIADGQRELGLREGFDVGLEMSGRPEAMRDMIGNMTHGGRIAVLGLAAEEFPVDWSRIVTSMITIKGIYGREMFETWYAMSVLLEGGLDLAPVITGRYPYQEFDAAFADAASGQGGKVILDWSA, encoded by the coding sequence GTGAAGGCACTGGTCAAGCAGAAGGCGGAACCGGGACTCTGGCTGACGGACGTGCCGGAGCCGGCGATCGGCCCGGGGGATGTGCTGATCAAGGTGCTGCGCACCGGCATCTGCGGCACCGATCTGCACATCCGCGCCTGGGACGGCTGGGCGCAGCAGTCGGTGCGCACCCCGCTGACCGTCGGCCACGAGTTCGTCGGGGAGGTCGTCGAGACCGGCCGGGACGTGACCGACATCAACACCGGCGACCTGGTCAGCGGCGAGGGCCACCTGGTCTGCGGCCACTGCCGCAACTGTCAGGCCGGCCGGCGCCACCTGTGCCGCGCCACGGTCGGCCTGGGCGTCGGCCGGGACGGCGCCTTCGCCGAGTACGTCGCGCTGCCCGCCGGCAACGTCTGGGTGCACCGGGTCCCGGTCGACCTCGACATCGCCGCGGTCTTCGACCCGTTCGGCAACGCCGTGCACACCGCGCTCTCCTTCCCGCTGGTCGGCGAGGACGTCCTGATCACCGGTGCCGGGCCGATCGGCATCATGGCGGCGGCGGTCGCCCGGCACGCCGGCGCCCGCCATGTGGTGATCACCGACGTCAGCGAGCAGCGCCTGGCGCTGGCCCGCAAGGTCGGCGTCAGCCTCGCCCTCAACGTCGCCCACGGCTCCATCGCGGACGGCCAGCGCGAACTGGGCCTGCGCGAGGGCTTCGACGTCGGCCTGGAGATGTCCGGCCGGCCCGAGGCGATGCGCGACATGATCGGCAACATGACGCACGGCGGCCGGATCGCCGTGCTGGGCCTGGCCGCCGAGGAGTTCCCGGTCGACTGGTCCCGGATCGTCACCTCCATGATCACGATCAAGGGCATCTACGGCCGGGAGATGTTCGAGACCTGGTACGCGATGTCGGTGCTGCTGGAGGGCGGCCTCGACCTCGCCCCCGTGATCACCGGCCGCTACCCGTACCAGGAGTTCGACGCCGCCTTCGCCGACGCGGCGAGCGGCCAGGGCGGCAAGGTCATCCTCGACTGGAGCGCCTAG
- a CDS encoding VOC family protein: MTSDLQSAHRFYGAVLGWQFRSASLGEEFSVALHDGEPVAGIGALAPSFQVPVAWTAYFAVPDADDAAARIRERGATVAVGPLKLGPGRAALAADRDGATFGFWEGQTLAWSVGTGHAPAILELRTRDAFAAAIFYAEVFDWASEKPGGCQVTYEHDQVIVHDGTHVVAALRGGAVEAAPDPRVRPQWHVHFRVPDVPAVTEAAVDAGGTVTPVTATRDGTGSRAMVRDPDGGLFTVTGPGPPD, translated from the coding sequence ATGACCAGCGACCTGCAGTCCGCCCATCGCTTCTACGGAGCCGTGCTGGGCTGGCAGTTCCGCTCGGCCAGCCTCGGCGAGGAGTTCTCGGTCGCCCTGCACGACGGGGAGCCGGTCGCCGGGATCGGGGCGCTGGCGCCGAGCTTCCAGGTGCCGGTGGCCTGGACCGCGTACTTCGCGGTGCCGGACGCCGACGACGCCGCCGCCCGGATCCGGGAGCGCGGTGCCACGGTCGCGGTGGGGCCGCTCAAGCTCGGACCGGGGCGGGCCGCCCTCGCCGCGGACCGCGACGGAGCCACCTTCGGCTTCTGGGAGGGGCAGACGCTGGCCTGGTCGGTGGGCACCGGCCACGCCCCGGCGATCCTGGAACTGCGCACCAGGGACGCGTTCGCCGCGGCCATCTTCTACGCCGAGGTCTTCGACTGGGCGTCGGAGAAACCTGGCGGCTGCCAGGTGACGTACGAGCACGACCAGGTGATCGTGCACGACGGGACGCATGTGGTGGCGGCGCTGCGCGGCGGGGCGGTGGAGGCCGCCCCGGATCCGCGGGTGCGGCCGCAGTGGCATGTGCACTTCCGGGTGCCGGACGTCCCGGCGGTGACCGAGGCCGCGGTGGACGCCGGCGGCACCGTCACCCCGGTGACCGCGACCCGGGACGGGACCGGCAGCCGCGCGATGGTGCGCGATCCGGACGGCGGGCTGTTCACCGTGACCGGCCCGGGGCCACCGGACTGA
- a CDS encoding branched-chain amino acid transporter permease gives MPDIPYLVAAVALSATVTWGLRALPFAALAPLRASRTVQYLSRGMPAGVMVILLVYCLRDLPLTEPRALAPLAALAVTVGLHLWRRNALLSILGGTTVHVVLASTVFAH, from the coding sequence ATGCCTGACATCCCGTACCTCGTCGCGGCGGTCGCGCTCTCCGCCACCGTCACCTGGGGGCTGCGCGCCCTTCCCTTCGCCGCCCTCGCCCCCCTGCGCGCGAGCCGGACCGTCCAGTACCTCAGCCGCGGCATGCCCGCCGGCGTCATGGTCATCCTGCTCGTCTACTGCCTGCGCGACCTGCCGCTGACCGAGCCGCGCGCCCTTGCCCCGCTGGCGGCGCTGGCCGTCACCGTCGGCCTGCACCTGTGGCGCCGCAACGCCCTGCTCAGCATCCTCGGCGGCACCACCGTCCATGTGGTCCTGGCCAGCACGGTGTTCGCGCACTGA
- a CDS encoding SpoIIE family protein phosphatase: MNAWNAATSADFRGPLDVTRAATAVLDARGLVIGWSAAARKLLGYAPEEIVGRPAATFLPGTADRAPGPTEPSAPDMSHIEARTARHADGHRLPVAITMCPLADALQNAAAGPARVLVATGLDDLRRWEARQAMLHGLATQSPVGLAIYDNDLQLTWFNSSYGREIGLPLRQLIGKRANELYPGEFVTEGYPHALEAVMRHVLATGEPFVDLHFVGEQPTDPGTEHVWSCSYYRLQDPDGRVLGVCEDSFDITDRYQAQRRLNLLVEAGRRIGTTLDVVGTAREVTEVAVPDFASTVTVDLVRSVLEGGDPEPDEAGMPELVRVAARSRDDPPDRPPTPPHPVAYRRGMLPYRSLSSGGLIRTERTIVVPLRAGGPLMGLVTFDRGDSPRVFDGGEVDLADELVVRAAVSMDNARRFAREHTAALTLQRDLLPQHLPPQSAVDAAYRYLPSDDRAGVGGDWFDVIGLSGTRVGLVVGDVVGHGLQAAATMGRLRTTVRALARMDLAPDELLGRLDDLVGQAPEERAAGGAAEPGPGDVTPGVTCLYAVYDPVSRHCTMARAGHPPPAIVTPGGAVSFPDLPAGPPLGLGGLPFESWETQLPVGSLLALFTDGLLRDRERDVDAGLAILGEVLRADARPLEELCDRALAELLPGGATADDAALLLVRTRELDARQVAAWELPAEPAAVATARELATGQLARWGLAELSYATELMVSELVTNTVRHASGPVHLRLLRDLALVTEVSDTAHTSPHLRYAASDDEGGRGLFIVAQLVQRWGTRYTPSGKTIWTEQAFPADYPGAPRPVG; encoded by the coding sequence ATGAACGCATGGAACGCGGCGACGAGCGCCGACTTCCGTGGTCCCCTCGACGTCACCAGGGCGGCCACGGCGGTCCTGGACGCCCGGGGGCTGGTGATCGGGTGGAGCGCGGCGGCCCGGAAGCTGCTGGGCTACGCACCGGAGGAGATCGTCGGCCGGCCCGCCGCCACCTTCCTGCCGGGCACGGCCGACCGTGCCCCGGGCCCCACCGAACCGTCGGCCCCGGACATGTCCCACATCGAGGCCCGCACCGCACGGCACGCCGACGGCCACCGGCTGCCGGTGGCGATCACCATGTGCCCGCTGGCCGACGCGCTCCAGAACGCCGCGGCCGGCCCGGCCCGGGTGCTGGTGGCGACCGGGCTCGACGACCTGCGGCGGTGGGAGGCGCGCCAGGCGATGCTGCACGGGCTGGCGACGCAGTCGCCGGTGGGGTTGGCCATCTACGACAACGACCTGCAACTGACGTGGTTCAACAGCTCGTACGGGCGGGAGATCGGGCTGCCGCTGCGGCAGTTGATCGGCAAGCGGGCGAACGAACTGTATCCGGGCGAGTTCGTGACCGAGGGCTACCCGCACGCGCTGGAGGCGGTGATGCGCCATGTGCTGGCGACCGGCGAGCCCTTCGTCGATCTGCACTTCGTCGGCGAGCAGCCCACCGATCCGGGCACCGAGCACGTCTGGTCCTGCTCCTACTACCGGCTCCAGGACCCGGACGGGCGGGTGCTGGGGGTGTGCGAGGACTCCTTCGACATCACCGACCGCTACCAGGCGCAGCGCCGGCTGAACCTCCTGGTGGAGGCCGGCCGGCGGATCGGCACCACGCTGGACGTGGTCGGCACCGCACGGGAGGTGACCGAGGTCGCGGTCCCGGACTTCGCGAGCACCGTGACCGTCGACCTGGTGCGCTCGGTGCTGGAGGGCGGCGACCCGGAGCCGGACGAGGCCGGGATGCCCGAACTGGTCCGGGTCGCCGCCCGCTCCCGGGACGACCCGCCGGACCGGCCGCCGACCCCGCCCCACCCGGTCGCCTACCGGCGGGGCATGCTGCCGTACCGGAGCCTGTCGTCGGGCGGGCTGATCCGCACCGAGCGGACGATCGTGGTGCCGCTGCGGGCCGGTGGCCCGCTCATGGGGCTGGTCACCTTCGACCGCGGCGACAGCCCGCGGGTCTTCGACGGCGGCGAGGTCGACCTGGCCGACGAACTGGTCGTGCGGGCCGCGGTCTCCATGGACAACGCCCGCCGGTTCGCCCGGGAGCACACCGCGGCGCTCACCCTCCAGCGCGATCTGCTGCCCCAGCACCTGCCCCCGCAGTCCGCGGTGGACGCGGCATACCGCTATCTGCCCAGCGACGACCGGGCCGGGGTCGGCGGCGACTGGTTCGACGTGATCGGGCTGTCCGGCACCCGGGTCGGACTGGTGGTGGGGGACGTGGTCGGGCACGGTCTCCAGGCCGCCGCCACCATGGGGCGGCTGCGCACGACCGTACGGGCGCTGGCCCGGATGGACCTGGCGCCCGACGAGCTGCTCGGCCGGCTCGACGACCTGGTGGGGCAGGCCCCGGAGGAGCGCGCCGCCGGGGGCGCGGCGGAGCCCGGCCCGGGCGATGTGACACCCGGGGTGACCTGCCTCTACGCGGTCTACGACCCGGTCTCGCGGCACTGCACGATGGCCCGGGCCGGGCATCCGCCGCCGGCGATCGTGACGCCCGGCGGCGCGGTGTCCTTCCCGGACCTGCCGGCCGGGCCGCCACTGGGGCTGGGCGGCCTGCCGTTCGAGTCCTGGGAGACCCAGCTGCCGGTGGGCAGCCTGCTGGCACTGTTCACCGACGGGCTGCTGCGCGACCGGGAGCGGGACGTCGACGCCGGACTGGCGATCCTGGGCGAGGTGCTGCGGGCGGACGCGCGGCCACTGGAGGAGCTGTGCGACCGGGCGCTGGCGGAACTGCTGCCGGGCGGGGCGACGGCCGACGACGCGGCGCTGCTGCTGGTGCGGACCCGGGAGCTGGACGCCCGGCAGGTGGCCGCCTGGGAGCTGCCCGCGGAGCCGGCCGCGGTCGCCACCGCCCGGGAGCTGGCCACCGGGCAGCTGGCGCGGTGGGGCCTGGCGGAGCTGTCCTACGCGACCGAGCTGATGGTCAGCGAACTGGTCACCAACACCGTGCGGCACGCGTCCGGACCGGTGCACCTGCGGCTGCTGCGGGATCTGGCGCTGGTGACGGAGGTGTCCGACACCGCCCACACCTCGCCGCACCTGCGGTACGCCGCGAGCGACGACGAGGGCGGCCGGGGGCTGTTCATCGTCGCGCAGCTGGTGCAACGCTGGGGGACGCGGTACACGCCGTCCGGCAAGACGATCTGGACGGAGCAGGCGTTCCCGGCGGACTATCCGGGGGCTCCGCGGCCGGTGGGCTGA
- a CDS encoding VOC family protein produces the protein MIRRLQAVALDCADPVRLAEFYAGLLGGRVVAKPEEPDWVEVHGFEGTPLACQRVDGYRPPEWPGHRYPQQLHLDFDVDDLDGEEKRALALGATVLERTDQLRPEANWRVYADPAGHPFCLCLH, from the coding sequence GTGATTCGAAGGCTGCAGGCGGTCGCGCTGGACTGCGCCGATCCGGTACGGCTGGCGGAGTTCTACGCGGGCCTGCTCGGCGGCCGGGTGGTCGCTAAGCCGGAGGAGCCCGACTGGGTCGAGGTGCACGGGTTCGAGGGAACGCCCCTGGCCTGCCAGCGGGTGGACGGCTACCGGCCGCCCGAATGGCCCGGCCACCGGTATCCGCAGCAGCTCCACCTGGATTTCGACGTGGACGACCTCGACGGGGAGGAGAAGCGGGCGCTCGCCCTCGGCGCGACCGTGCTGGAGCGGACGGACCAGCTCCGCCCGGAGGCCAACTGGCGGGTCTACGCGGACCCGGCCGGCCATCCGTTCTGCCTCTGCCTCCACTGA
- a CDS encoding nitroreductase — MDVYEAVTSRRAVRGFNGAPVPRRVLERVLGAAARSPSGANLQPWYSYVLTGEPLTLLKKRTAARVAAGDAGDEREYQMYPDELEPPYQERRSAAAERRYGALGIPREDGEARRRAVAANWQCFGAPAALFCYIDRTMGPSQWADLGMYLQTVMLLLRAEGLHSCPQIAWSVYHGTVAEIVSPPEGMILFCGLSIGFEDTAVAWARTDRAPLAETVTFLGD; from the coding sequence GTGGACGTCTACGAAGCGGTGACGAGTCGGAGGGCGGTGCGCGGCTTCAACGGTGCGCCGGTGCCCAGACGGGTGCTGGAGCGGGTGCTGGGCGCCGCGGCCCGCTCGCCGTCCGGCGCCAACCTCCAGCCCTGGTACAGCTATGTGCTGACCGGGGAGCCGCTGACCTTGCTCAAGAAGCGCACCGCGGCGCGGGTGGCCGCCGGGGACGCCGGTGACGAGCGGGAGTACCAGATGTACCCCGACGAGCTGGAACCCCCATACCAGGAGCGCCGGTCGGCCGCCGCCGAGCGGCGCTACGGAGCCCTGGGCATACCGCGGGAGGACGGCGAGGCGCGGCGGCGAGCCGTCGCCGCGAACTGGCAGTGCTTCGGCGCCCCCGCCGCCCTCTTCTGCTACATCGACCGCACCATGGGGCCGTCCCAGTGGGCCGACCTCGGGATGTACCTGCAGACCGTCATGCTGCTGCTCCGCGCCGAAGGGCTGCACAGCTGCCCGCAGATCGCCTGGTCGGTCTACCACGGGACGGTCGCGGAGATCGTCTCCCCGCCGGAGGGCATGATCCTCTTCTGCGGGCTGTCGATCGGCTTCGAGGACACCGCCGTCGCCTGGGCCCGGACCGACCGGGCTCCGCTCGCCGAGACGGTCACGTTCCTCGGCGACTGA